The sequence TTAATTAGAGCCACCTTCAAGTAGAAGAGACATTTCACAACGGGTTTTGAGAGACGGCCAAAAAAAGTCAACCTGACCCTTATTCCTCAAGCAGGTCACATTCCAAAGAATGGACAAGGGGCCGGGATACTTGAGTCATCTTTCCAAACTCCCTGGAGGTGATTTCCTCTTGAGGAATAGAAGTCATTTGTCACCTAAGAGCCTGTGAGTGGATGAAAGAGGATGAAGATGCTGGTGGTAAACTGTTATTTGCAAGGAAACAGGTGTCAAGCCAAAGGCACAGGAACCTGGAGGGAGGAACCAGAGTTCACAGGAAGCCACGTGTGCGTCCGGCTCTCCTGCTCCCTTATCTCTTCCCAGTGCTTTAGCCTCACCTCCTAGGTTTAGCAGCTTGGCACAAGGCAGTGATCCCGCCAGGACCAGGAAAAAGTCGAGCCCAGCGTGGGGCTGAACgttgagcattgagctatgaaccaggaggtcacggttcgattccgattaagggaacatgcccgggttgcaggctccatcctcagggtggggagtgctggaggcagctgatcgatgattctcatcattgatgtttctctccctttcctttcctctctgaaatcaattaaaattatatacataaataatgaaaaagaaatcaacaacCGGGTTAAATCCAAGACTCGAGGGCACGCCCAGCCCCTTCCGCGGGAAGTGCGGGTTGCAGCGAACTAGCGGGGCGAGGATAGGATGGGCGGGACGCTTAGGAAAAGAGCAAGGGGAGGGCcagagaaacactggccaggaggGGCGTTTAGAGTGCGGTGCTTTAGGATTTACATCGTCTCCCAAACTGTAGCTGCGTTTCCGGGAACTGAGTTGTATTGACCTTGGCTTCCGACTACCCTGCGTCCTGGAGCGGTCCTCCCGAGTCGACGCGGGGCACTGGCCCTTTAAACGTGAGCGGCGGAGGCCCAGGAGGTCAGACTGACGTGGAACTCGGAGTGAGCGGCGTAGGACACGTGGTCGAGGGGTGTCTGGTCTTGCTTCCGGGCCAGGAGCTTCCGCTCGGGGTGGTACATCTTTCATAGGATGGGAAAGTGTCAGCTTCGGCCTTTCGCTGCTTTTCCAATCCCCACGTGATGACTCCATCCTCGAATAAAGGACAGAGTTTAAAGTAACTGCCCACTCTTCTGCCCACAGTCAAGATGGCCGCCTCCGCCTCAGCAGCCGAGGTTGCCCTGCGAACCAGATCCGTCCGGGCGGAATAATGGACGTCGTTTAAAATAATCCTGTCGCCGCGCTCCTGCCCACATTGAAAACGGCCGCCTCCGCCTTCAGCAGCCGAGGTTGCTCCGCGAATCCGATTCTTCCGGGCGGAACCAGCGGAGAGAACTGCCGTGGGCGGAGCTGAGTTGCGGAGGCTCCGAGTCCGGGGCGGCTCGAGTCCGGCGGTCGCGTGTGCTCGGGACGgagcgggccgggccgggccgggcggccaCCATGCGGGCCTTCCCGGAGCTGCCGACGCCGTTGCTGGTGAACTTGATGGGCTCGCTGCTGGGGTTTGCGGCCACCGTCACCCTCATCCCAGCCTTTCGCGGCCACTTCATCGCCGCGCGCCTCTGTGGAAAGGACCTCAACAAGCCGGGCCAGGAGCCGATGTGAGCGGCGCCCCGggcccgggcggggggcgggctggGAGGGGTGTCCGACCGCGAACGGGACGCAGCGTCCACACCGCGGACAGCTGCCCggaggggagggcagcctggcccgcacggggccggggggagggggctccagcAGCGACACCCCCCGTGCGTGACCGTAGCGCCGGCCCCGGGTCGTGACCGCGCCCCTCTTTCCCCTCCACCCCGCTTGCTGCCGGGCCACAGCCCCGAGTCGCAGGGAGTGATCAGCGGGGCCGTGTTCCTCATCATCCTCTTCTGCTTcatccccttccctttcctgacCTGCTTTGTGGAGGAGCAGTGCAAAGCCTTCCCCCACCATGAAGTGAGtgtgcgggcggggcggggcgggcgttCCCCGAGGttcggggggttggggggtgtggtggggagcGGGGCTGTCTCTTCCTGAGTGACGCCGGGTCGGGTCGGGTGGAGCGTGACCTGCCGGCCTCCCCCAGCTGGTGGCCCTGATAGGCGCGCTCCTGGCCATCTGCTGCATGATCTTCCTGGGCTTCGCGGACGACGTCCTGAACCTGCGCTGGCGccacaagctgctgctgcccaccgCGGCCTCGCTCCCTCTCCTCATGGTCTATTTCACCAACTTCGGCAACACCACCATTGTGGTGCCCAAGCCCTTCCGTCCGATTCTGGGCCTGCATTTGGACTTGGGTGAGTAGCCCTGCGACGACTGCCCCTGTGTCCCCCACCTCCGGGCACCCTGACCCGGGAGACACCTCCTCCGTGCGCCTGCGCGGGCCCTGTCTTCTCAGCTCCTCTCTGTTGGCCCTTCATCTAGTCCTCGCCACTTTTTCCAGAAGAATATCCTTCAGTCCTCATTCTATACTTTgattgttgttgttcatcctcacctgaggacattttcccattggttttagagagagtgggagagggaaagccagaaatatcgatgtgagggaaacacatggattggttgcctcctgcacgtgcctgaccagggccggggccagggaagagcttgcaactgaggcctgtacccttgactggaacagaacctgggacccatcagtccacaggcctatgctctatccatgaactggctagggccccattCTATACTTGGTACCACCTTCTCACTGTCCTCTCCCCAGGGATCCTGTACTATGTCTACATGGGGCTGCTGGCCGTGTTCTGCACCAACGCCATCAACATTCTCGCAGGGATCAATGGCCTAGAGGCTGGCCAGTCACTAGTCATTTCTGCTTCCATCATCGTCTTCAACCTGGTGGAGCTGGAAGGTAGGTGGGACTGGGGAAGAGTGAGAGAAGACTGAGTGTTAAGAGAATTAGTTGCCTGATATCTGGCTTTGGGGAATTTGGGGAAAAAGCAATatgttaataattataaaatataagagCTCTGGCGGgttagctcagttgattagagcattgtccccataagccaaggttgtgggtttgattcccaggacacatacaaaaatcaaccactgaatgcataaatcagtggtacaacaaatcaatatttctctccctctctctaaaaatcaataaaaatatgcccagtcagtgtggctcagtggttgagcattgacccatgaaccagttcacagttcgattctggtcaagggcatatgcctgggttatgggctcaatccccagtgggaggtgtgcagtaaggcagccaatcaatgattctttgtcatcattgatgtttctatttctctctctccccttcctctctgaaatcaataaaaatataataaataagtacAGAAGATAAGGGAAGGTAATTTATTTTGCAATAACTAGATTTATTAAGTGTGAGAAAAATAGCCGCCTTGTCATTTATAGCTAGATTGGCACTAATAGATGGGCTGTGGTCTTCTCTTACTGAACATAAACAACTTCACAGAATCTCCAAGTCACTCTGTGACCATGAGAGAGTAAGACGAAAACCAGACCCTCCATAACTGTGTGAGCACAGACAAAACCATAAGAACGCTGTGACCCCACCACAATGACCAAGACCCCCTCTTTTGGCTACCATGCGTGATTGCTGCTTCCTTCTAACTCAGCTCCTTCCACTTCGATAAAGGCTAAGGTGCTCATAGAATTACTCCTACTGACAGCACCCAGACCAGTGCAAAACTCTGCCTCCTTGATCTTCCTCAGAATTACTTCCTGCAAACCGAACAGTCACGGGATTGATtctcagtcaaaggcacatacctgggttgcaggttcgatccccagccccggtggggtgtgtgcaggaggcaaccaattgatgtgcctctctcacatccatgtttctctctcttttttccctccaccctcccttccactctctaaaaaaatcaatggaaaaaatatcctcaggtgaggattaaaacaaaaaagctaaGCACTTTCAAAACATTTAAACTTGGTAACAGCTCTGTGTGACAGGTGTTATTAActgtattttacagatgaggaaactgaggcttcgaGAAGTTAAATTTGTCATGACCAAGGTTACACAGTTAGGAGTAAAGCTTGTATTCAAACCTAGGTGTGAACGGTCTAAATCAATTTAAGGCAATAACTAGTTTAGAAAGGGCTCATGAAAGAGCTGGAATGTTGAAAATTGCCCGGGTGGCATAAAAGAAGTagtgagttcttttttttaaaatggagttCAGTGAGAGaaattgagagggagagagagatagaaacatcaatgatgagacagaatcatcaattggctgcctcctgcacgccccccactggagatcgagcctgtcCCCCCAGCtcgtgccctgacaggaatcgaaccgtgacctccgagCCACCCTGGCCAGACAGTAGTGAGCTCTTGAGTGTGACTTGGGAGAGTAGACAGTAAAGCTGGAGACGGAACTTAGGAATGGTATGCGGAGGAGGCTCTCactttccctcttctctccctgctTCTAAAGGTGATTGTCGAGATGACCATGTCTTCTCCCTCTACTTCATGATGCCCTTCTTTTCCACCACCTTGGGATTGCTCTATCACAACTGGTAAGTAGGCCGGTAGATGGGGCCAACTGTTTTAACATGTGGCAAGTGTGGCCCTGATCACGACCCATCTCCTAATGGAGAGGCGAAGTCTGTGCACACCTGTATTGTTTTCTGGGTCTTGAGTTGGTCGTATTCTTAATTGCTCTCTAACCGGCAGTGGCTGGGTCCAAGTGCTGTGGAGCCATAGGAAAAATGAGTTCAGGGCCTTGGGTCTGGAGAGTTGCTGGGAGAGCTGGAGTCTGAGTCAGAACTGGGGTCAGGGCTAGCCCAGGGCCCAGAGTGAGAGGAAAGATTGATAATGCCTTTTGCCACTGGCTCAGATCCTCTCCCCACACAGGTACCCATCACGGGTGTTTGTGGGAGATACCTTCTGTTACTTCGCTGGCATGACCTTTGCCGTGGTGGGCATCTTGGGACACTTCAGCAAGACGATGCTACTCTTCTTCATGCCCCAGGTGTTCAACTTTCTCTACTCCTTGCCTCAGCTCCTGCATATCATCCCCTGCCCTCGCCACCGTGTGCCCAGGTAGTTGCTTTGGGGCTTGAAAGGGACATCATGGCCTTTTTGCTTGGGATGCATAAAACCAGCCTTAGACATTTGTTGTGTAAAGGCAGTGGGCCCAGAGAAGGGCTGACTGTCCCCCGTGGCTAGCATTTTATAAATGACAGAGCACACTTACTACGTAATCTCATTTAATGATCACAGCAGCTCTGATCACATATAGTAGCAGCAGAGCCAGAAAGATCTGCCCATTCAGGACTCCTCCTATTAAATAACCACATTCTCAGTGAGGCCCAGTTACATAAAGCTCTCTTCCCCTGCAGACTTAATACCAACACAGGCAAACTGGAGATGAGCTATTCCAAGTTCAAGACCAAGAGCCTGTCTTTCTTGGGCACCTTTATTCTAAAGGTAacaggggccctggctggtgtggctcagttggttgagtgccatCCTGTGCACCtaaggtcgccagtttgattccaggtcagggcatatgcccaggttgtggttttgatccccagttggggtttgtgcaaaaggcagctgatcgatgtttctctttcctctccctcctctctctctaaaatcaatttaaacccccccccacacatgccctagccagtttggctcagtggatagagcatcggcctgtagaccaaaggtctcgggtttggttccagtcaagggcacaaacctcagtttcaggctcctccccagcccaggccctggtctgggcacatgcaggaggcaatcaattgatgtgtctctctcacattgatgtttgtctctcacattgatgtttccgtctttccttctctcttctactctctcttaaCATCAATcgggaaaaaaaaccccaaaatccACACACATAATTAAAGGTAACAGGAACGAGGAGGTAAGGCTTTAGGCCACCATCCTGAATCCAGGGAGTGGGGAACCCAGGCCTGCATTCGACCCCAGGGGAGTTGGAAGCACTAAGCAGGTCCCCATTTGATAAGCATAGGTATTAGCTGAGTTCTTTCCACCTCGGCCCTTCCAGGTAGCAGAGAGTCTGCAGCTGGTGACAGTGCGCCAGAGTGAGGATGAGGATGGTGCCTTCACTGAGTGTAACAACCTGACCCTCATCAACCTGCTCCTTAAAGTCTTTGGGCCCATGCACGAGAGGGAcctcaccctgctgctgctgctgctacaggTGTGGCTGGGGACGGGGCTCGCACCTCCTTGCCTCCCTTTCCATGGTCCTCATTGCAGCTCACTGTTCCTTGCAGGTCCTGGGCAGTGCTGTCACCTTCTCCATTCGGTACCAGCTTGTCCGGCTCTTCTATGATGTCTGAGCTCCCTGATCATTGCCTTCACTTCACAGTCTCCAGGGCTCCCGACTCAGGCCAAGGACTCAGGCCAACCTCGTTCTATCTAGACCAAGactgcccctcagcccaggccgctccctcccctcctcctccccagcctttcctttCCCCTGTGATAGCTGACATGCTGGGCCGTGACTATTGATTGGAGTTTGCCTGTAGTTTCTTCCACTTGCCACAGCCGCTGAGGGGGGACATGTGGCTGTTCGGTTTCCACAGCTCCGACCTTCAGGAAtaggctgggcctggggcagagccctGGCTCCTGACAGGGACACGGCTCGGAGAAGACTTCACATGAGACTATAAGTTAAGGGTTCTAATTAGTAAAAGAAGATGGGGGTGCAGGTGCTCCCAGTGGTAACAATAAAGCGATGTGTTTTTTCTTGTCCCTCCAAGTGTGTTTCCTCCTGGGTATCCTAGGGTAGATTGGGAGGGTTGGTGGAGGCCCTTCCTCCAAGATGCCTAGCTCTCTGCCCTAtccgccgccccccacccactTAGCCCCCCAATACCCCAGACCCCTTCTAGCAAGACTGTGagcagagccctagctggtttgctcagtggacagagcgtgggcctgcagactaaagggtcccaggttccattccggccaagggcacatgctgggtgtgggctcgacccccagtagggggcgtgcaggaggcagccgatcaatgattctctcatcattgtttctatctatccctctctaaaatcaataaaaatacatattaaaaaaaaaaatgccctaactggtttggctcagtggatagagcgtcggcctgcggactcaagggtccaggttcaattccggtcaggggcatgtaccttggttgcgggcacatccccagtagggagtgtgcaggaggcagctgatcgatgtttctctctcatcgatgtttctggctctctatccctctcccttcctctttgtaaaaaaaatcaataaaatatatatatattttttttaaaaagactgtgaGCAGGAAGAACTGAGACCCACAGAGcctgtttaataaatattgaaatcCTGATATTTCAAGTAGCAGGAAGGGCCATAGACTGGAGTGATCTGCTCTAGGGTTTGGGACCGGAACTTCCACGGGCTCTCATTTCCTTTTTACTCCCTTCGCAGtatgggagggagaagggagtgaCCAGACCGGAAGGGGTGGCCGGGGACTTAGAGAGCGCACCCTTTTAAAAGGCCAggctggccgaaaccggtttggctcagtggatagagcgtccgcctacggactgaaaggtccgaggttcggttccggtcaagggcatgtacctgggttgcgggcacatctccagtggggagtgtgtaggaggcagctgattgatgtttctctctcatcgatgtttctaactctctatctctctcccttcctctctgtaaaaactcaataaaatatatttgaaaaaaaaaaaataaataaataaaataaaataaaataaaaggccagGCTGCACACACTTTCCCTTGGTTCTCCAGGCGGATTCAGACTCCACCCTCTTTGGCTTCCGGTTTGGGTCGCCGGCGTAGCGTTTGAATCTCGCGCGCTCCCCGCGGATTGGCTGCAGGAGGGAGCGGGGCTGGCTGCGCGCCGTGCTCCTCACCGTTTTCCCCGGGCAAAAGGTTTTCAAATTCGACCAATCGGCTGTCGCGCTCCCTCAGCTAAGACGGGTCACCAAGGCTTAACTGCAACCAACCAGAGACGCTATTAGAGAAAAGAGCCAATAAGCAGGGCGCGGAGGCGGGCCCTGGAGGCTTATAAGGGCGGCCCCCCCGAGCGCGCGGCAGCGTTTGGACTGCGTCGGCAGCTTCTTTTCCGTGCCTGCTCTCCGCTTCTCCTCGCCGCGTCTCCTCGCCGCTTCTCCTCGCCTCTCCCCCTCGCCTCTCCCGCTCCTCCGCCTCGCGCAGCATGTCGGGCCGCGGTAAGACCGGCGGCAAGGCCCGCGCCAAGGCCAAGTCACGGTCGTCGCGCGCCGGCCTGCAGTTCCCCGTGGGCCGCGTCCACCGGCTGCTCCGCAAGGGCCACTACGCCGAGCGGGTCGGCGCGGGCGCGCCCGTGTACCTGGCGGCGGTGCTGGAGTACCTGACGGCCGAGATCCTGGAGCTGGCGGGCAACGCGGCCCGCGACAACAAGAAGACGCGCATCATCCCGCGCCACCTGCAGCTGGCCATCCGCAACGACGAGGAGCTCAACAAGCTGCTGGGCGGCGTGACCATCGCGCAGGGCGGCGTGCTGCCCAACATCCAGGCCGTGCTGCTGCCCAAGAAGACGAGCGCGGCCGTGGGCCCCAAGGCGCCGGCGGGCAAGAAGGCCACGCAGGCCTCCCAGGAGTACTgaggccgccgccgccccgccacCACAAAGGCCCTTTTAAGGGCCACCACCGCCTCGCGGAAAGAGCTGAGCCGCAgtcgcccccgccccgccgccctccccgctccccggCGCTGACCCGGCCGCCCTGCCCTTGGAGCGGCCGACGGGCCGCGGCCCTGACGCAGCGCCGACCGCGGCCTGGGAGGTGCGCGCTTCGGGCGCCGCCTCGGCCTCGGCTGTGGACTCCTCCCGGCTCTGCCGGCGGAGACTCGGACCCTGATCTGTGCGCGGCCGTCCCCTCTGCTGCCAGGTCCCGGGCCTTTCCCACCCGCTCCCCATCGACCTCCTGGGCCCGTGCGGGGCTGCCCGGACctggcgcgggcgggcgggcggccgggcctCACCGCTCGTCCCGCGACAGACACCAGCACTGCGGGGACCCCACCCGGGCCCAGCCTCGCTGGTTTCCGAACTGGAATTCAGCAGCTAACCCACCCAAGAGCAGGTACTTGGAAGTTTCAGATGGACAGATTTTGTttattaaaggattttttaagaaatgtatcctgttttcatttttccccGCAGCCTTGTAGGATTGATGACTTTAGGTCCCTCTGttctggggggctgtgggggaggggagacgctGTTATAAGACTGGTTAATAGAGCAAACAGGACCTTTAAGATGATAGCTTCTTTAATGTCCCTGGGAGACAATTTGCTGTTGGAGGTGACATGAGAACGATGGAGGCAGAAACAAGGAGGTTCCAGAAGCGCTCTGGGCAGTTCCCAGCCTCTGGAGGAGTAAAGGGTTTCGTTTGTCCTCCCTGCAAGCCCACCGAAACAAAGGCACCTTCAGAGCTGGTTTATTAGCAGAGTCGATTACATTTCAAAGGCTTGGGCTCTAAAGAGAAGAGCCCCACCTACTGAGCAGGCAAGGCCGTCCCTGGGAGTCTGACTCTGCAGTTCAGGCCCCTGAGGCCTAGGGTGCCAGCCTGGGCGGCAGCAGCCCACCAGTCAGTGGGCATCATTAAGCTGCCGTGCGACGTCCAAGatgttcttggctcctttgttcAGCAACAAGTTGGCCAGGCTGGTGCCCAGGTTCTCAGCAGCCAGCTGGGCTGCTCGTGGAATGTTCTGGGCAGTGATGCCCACCAACTGTGGGTCATCTTCAGGGCCATCTTCATGCTGGGTGAGGGAAGAACGGAGGGTTTGGTGAGCACTCGAGGGGAGATGAGGCAGGCTTGTTTCTTACCCTTCCCTCACCCTCGCCTTGGCACCTGGGCAGGGACATGGATGGTGGCCTGCATGGTCTCTTGCATGCTCTCTGAGCCGTCCAGACTCCAGACTCCTCCAGTCAGGTACAGCTGGGAAGGAAAACAGGTGCCTCAGTATATCCTGAGAGGAAACCACTTGGAATCCAGAGCTCTTGCTGGCAACAGGGGATGCACCAGGAGAAATGCCAGTCCTTCCCTACCTTTCCACCCACTTCCCTGCTTACCTGTCCATCCTGAATAGCTGTGTGCACTGCTACGGGTACGCTGCAGCCGCCTTCCTGCAGGAAGAAGGTCTCCCTGTGAACCCCAAAGACCCTTAACTACCCTGTGCCCAGAGTCCAGAAATTCATAGGCCTGTGAGGACATCACTGAAAGGGAGGCTAAGGGCCCAGACCTGGGTCCTCTTCATGCACAACATTCAAGAATAAGttaccagccctaaccggtttggctcagtggatagagcgtcggcctgcggactgaagggtcccaggttcgattccggtcaagggcatgtatcttggttgcgggcacatccctaggagggagtgtgcaggaggcagctgatggatgtttctctctcattgatgtttctgactctctatccctctcccttcctctctgtaaaaaatcaataaaatatatttaaaaataaaaaaaaagaataagttacCATTAAATACAGAGCATCAATGTGACAGTCTCCCCACCACCCTTCCCAGCTCCTGTTCCCCCACAGGGGGACACAGGCCCTACCAGGTGCTTCAGGAAGGCTCGCTCGGCAATGCAGCAAAGCAGGGTCTCAGGATGGTGCAACGTGCCCACCAGGTCCAAGATGTCCTGGTCCTTGGCTCGCACCTCCACGCCCAGGGCCCCCTGATGGAAGAACAgcctaagacagcggttctcaaccttcctaatgccgcgaccctttaatacagttcctcatgttgtggggacccccaaccataaaattattttcgttgctacttcataactgtaattttgctactgttatgaatcatcatgtaaatatctgatatgcagtatgtattttcattgttacaaattgaacataattagagcatagtgattaatcacaaaaacaatatgtaattatatatgtgttttccgatggtcttaggcgacccctgtgaaagggtcgttcgacccccaaaggggtcgcgacccacaggctgagaaccgctggcctaagaCATCAGACCCAATCTTTTCCCGACCAAGGCCCTTTGATCGAGTAGCCTTCCaaggcctgcccctccctgggaaCTTCGATGCACATGGTTGTAAAACCAGCTCCTTGGGCAA is a genomic window of Myotis daubentonii chromosome 9, mMyoDau2.1, whole genome shotgun sequence containing:
- the LOC132240472 gene encoding histone H2AX → MSGRGKTGGKARAKAKSRSSRAGLQFPVGRVHRLLRKGHYAERVGAGAPVYLAAVLEYLTAEILELAGNAARDNKKTRIIPRHLQLAIRNDEELNKLLGGVTIAQGGVLPNIQAVLLPKKTSAAVGPKAPAGKKATQASQEY
- the DPAGT1 gene encoding UDP-N-acetylglucosamine--dolichyl-phosphate N-acetylglucosaminephosphotransferase isoform X3; this encodes MRAFPELPTPLLVNLMGSLLGFAATVTLIPAFRGHFIAARLCGKDLNKPGQEPIPESQGVISGAVFLIILFCFIPFPFLTCFVEEQCKAFPHHELVALIGALLAICCMIFLGFADDVLNLRWRHKLLLPTAASLPLLMVYFTNFGNTTIVVPKPFRPILGLHLDLGILYYVYMGLLAVFCTNAINILAGINGLEAGQSLVISASIIVFNLVELEGDCRDDHVFSLYFMMPFFSTTLGLLYHNWYPSRVFVGDTFCYFAGMTFAVVGILGHFSKTMLLFFMPQVAESLQLVTVRQSEDEDGAFTECNNLTLINLLLKVFGPMHERDLTLLLLLLQVLGSAVTFSIRYQLVRLFYDV
- the DPAGT1 gene encoding UDP-N-acetylglucosamine--dolichyl-phosphate N-acetylglucosaminephosphotransferase isoform X2, with amino-acid sequence MRAFPELPTPLLVNLMGSLLGFAATVTLIPAFRGHFIAARLCGKDLNKPGQEPIPESQGVISGAVFLIILFCFIPFPFLTCFVEEQCKAFPHHELVALIGALLAICCMIFLGFADDVLNLRWRHKLLLPTAASLPLLMVYFTNFGNTTIVVPKPFRPILGLHLDLGILYYVYMGLLAVFCTNAINILAGINGLEAGQSLVISASIIVFNLVELEGDCRDDHVFSLYFMMPFFSTTLGLLYHNWYPSRVFVGDTFCYFAGMTFAVVGILGHFSKTMLLFFMPQVFNFLYSLPQLLHIIPCPRHRVPRSWAVLSPSPFGTSLSGSSMMSELPDHCLHFTVSRAPDSGQGLRPTSFYLDQDCPSAQAAPSPPPPQPFLSPVIADMLGRDY
- the DPAGT1 gene encoding UDP-N-acetylglucosamine--dolichyl-phosphate N-acetylglucosaminephosphotransferase isoform X1 translates to MRAFPELPTPLLVNLMGSLLGFAATVTLIPAFRGHFIAARLCGKDLNKPGQEPIPESQGVISGAVFLIILFCFIPFPFLTCFVEEQCKAFPHHELVALIGALLAICCMIFLGFADDVLNLRWRHKLLLPTAASLPLLMVYFTNFGNTTIVVPKPFRPILGLHLDLGILYYVYMGLLAVFCTNAINILAGINGLEAGQSLVISASIIVFNLVELEGDCRDDHVFSLYFMMPFFSTTLGLLYHNWYPSRVFVGDTFCYFAGMTFAVVGILGHFSKTMLLFFMPQVFNFLYSLPQLLHIIPCPRHRVPRLNTNTGKLEMSYSKFKTKSLSFLGTFILKVAESLQLVTVRQSEDEDGAFTECNNLTLINLLLKVFGPMHERDLTLLLLLLQVLGSAVTFSIRYQLVRLFYDV